In Microbacterium lushaniae, the following are encoded in one genomic region:
- a CDS encoding PP2C family protein-serine/threonine phosphatase — protein MSGRPDAGRPAPPVTVVWGAATDVGRRRSLNEDAFLAMPPLFLVADGMGGHHAGEIASATVIDEFARLAGRDSLTIHEVQGALRAARDRIDALPEGGGAGAGTTLAGVTIADVEGEGYWLTVNLGDSRTYRLSDGVLEQVSVDHSVVQELIDSGQLDAASAAKDSRRNVITRAIGAGSDSEPDFWLLPAEEGDRILICSDGLPTEIDEERIDVILRSERHPQAAAERLVREAVEAGGRDNVTAVIVDALAVRIRGIRDRSETIPSTSFDEIEGETLPRAQARVRGGLQ, from the coding sequence ATGAGCGGCCGACCCGATGCCGGGCGCCCGGCTCCGCCGGTGACGGTGGTGTGGGGCGCGGCCACCGACGTGGGCCGCCGCCGCTCCCTCAACGAAGACGCGTTCCTGGCGATGCCGCCGCTGTTCCTCGTCGCCGACGGCATGGGCGGGCACCATGCGGGCGAGATCGCCAGCGCGACCGTGATCGACGAGTTCGCGCGGCTGGCAGGGCGCGACAGTCTCACGATCCACGAGGTGCAGGGGGCGCTGCGCGCGGCGCGCGACCGCATCGACGCGCTCCCCGAAGGCGGCGGTGCCGGAGCCGGCACGACCCTCGCGGGCGTCACGATCGCCGACGTGGAGGGGGAGGGGTACTGGCTCACCGTCAACCTCGGCGACTCCCGCACCTACCGTCTCAGCGACGGCGTGCTCGAGCAGGTGAGCGTGGACCACTCCGTCGTGCAGGAGCTCATCGACTCGGGCCAGCTGGACGCCGCCTCGGCCGCGAAGGACTCCCGCCGCAACGTGATCACCCGCGCCATCGGCGCCGGCAGCGACAGCGAGCCGGATTTCTGGCTGCTGCCGGCGGAGGAGGGTGACCGCATCCTCATCTGCTCCGACGGGCTGCCCACCGAGATCGACGAGGAGCGCATCGACGTGATCCTCCGCTCCGAGCGCCACCCGCAGGCCGCCGCCGAACGACTCGTGCGCGAGGCCGTGGAAGCGGGCGGGCGCGACAACGTCACCGCGGTCATCGTCGACGCGCTCGCGGTGCGCATCCGCGGCATCCGCGACCGCAGCGAGACCATCCCGTCCACGTCGTTCGACGAGATCGAGGGCGAGACCCTTCCACGCGCGCAAGCGCGAGTCCGAGGAGGACTGCAATGA
- a CDS encoding FHA domain-containing protein produces MEATIIRGPGETDGESDDATITLEEARRLRAAGELPPVAPPLSPPVPSSAAGLLRVSSGQSVLLERTVIIGRRPRSTRISGADLPHLIAVDSPQQDISRNHLEVRVEGDSILATDLNTTNGTRLLRRGSDPVRLHPGEQTIVVPGDVLDLGDGITVAVEDVR; encoded by the coding sequence GTGGAAGCCACGATCATCCGCGGCCCCGGCGAGACCGACGGCGAGTCGGATGACGCCACGATCACCCTCGAGGAGGCGCGCCGGCTCCGGGCGGCCGGGGAGCTGCCGCCGGTGGCGCCGCCGCTCTCGCCGCCCGTGCCCTCCTCCGCCGCCGGGCTGCTGCGGGTCTCCAGCGGGCAGAGCGTGCTGCTGGAGCGCACGGTCATCATCGGACGCCGTCCCCGCTCGACACGGATCAGCGGCGCCGACCTCCCCCACCTCATCGCCGTGGACAGCCCGCAGCAGGACATCTCGCGCAATCACCTGGAGGTGCGCGTCGAGGGCGACAGCATCCTCGCCACCGACCTGAACACCACCAACGGCACACGGCTGCTGCGCCGAGGCTCGGACCCGGTGCGACTGCACCCGGGTGAGCAGACGATCGTGGTCCCCGGTGATGTGCTCGACCTCGGCGACGGGATCACCGTCGCCGTCGAGGACGTTCGGTGA